Proteins from a genomic interval of Drosophila willistoni isolate 14030-0811.24 chromosome 2L unlocalized genomic scaffold, UCI_dwil_1.1 Seg139, whole genome shotgun sequence:
- the LOC6638233 gene encoding uncharacterized protein LOC6638233 isoform X1: MSKYSASFAKNPEDGEYKEPKYAHMLSTEYLEDMPEEHQGMSGNLTGRCKWADGEVETFFDIIRTLKLQSHLKTKRNDKVFKLIVREMNKRGYQKKPDQLKIKYHQLRRQYARAKSVDEGSGLFEHFEALHELVDENRSEQEMENDSSAAEIDEVEEDANMDSEEREGGDAGQDDPGASSFINARCKWAEGEVDVFLDLITSMGLQTALLRKRNAKIFKLLSKEMSKKNYIKGPDKLRIKFQLLRRLYNKVKNGSDESFEHFEAMRKVLDPTEEEAAMAEGDGNFSSSSDSEFNDSDDEDNDFAQRGGAHFWSDEEVDAFLLIIKENGFFRALDGSRKRNFKTLIHISQILAKQSYKRTPHQLRNKLRLLIKRYREAKKNGLSNVRILPRHFDMFEDLYNAPKTQAKKSMDLPKVNTSPSLASKPLSKKFKQKMPLDSDLEQSSSSCDLLRAAAAGESDYFNGDADGADTGYDAGLPEPSPLEVLTAINKNQKQLLAFLKTSNDNFLRQQQEQQRQFLQEMATIMRQDREENFRMLAELITSSK; this comes from the exons atgaGCAAATATTCTGCATCCTTTGCGAAAAATCCGGAAGATGGGGAATACAAGGAACCAAAATATGCCCACATGTTGAGCACAGAAT ATTTAGAGGATATGCCAGAGGAGCACCAAGGAATGTCTGGAAATTTAACCGGCCGATGCAAATGGGCTGATGGCGAAGTGGAAACATTTTTTGATATCATAAGAACACTCAAATTGCAATCTCATctcaaaaccaaaagaaacgACAAAGTCTTTAAGCTGATAGTCAGGGAAATGAACAAACGCGGCTATCAAAAGAAACCCGATCAGTTAAAGATTAAGTATCATCAATTGAGGCGTCAGTACGCTAGGGCCAAAAGTGTAGATGAAGGGTCAGGATTATTTGAGCATTTCGAAGCGTTACACGAGTTGGTCGATGAAAATCGCTCAGAGCAGGAAATGGAGAATGATTCCAGTGCTGCAGAAATAGATGAGGTGGAGGAAGATGCCAACATGGACAGTGAGGAGAGGGAGGGTGGCG ATGCTGGCCAAGATGATCCTGGAGCTTCTAGTTTCATTAATGCCCGCTGCAAATGGGCTGAGGGTGAAGTGGATGTGTTTCTTGATCTGATTACATCGATGGGTCTGCAAACGGCTTTGCTGCGCAAACGTAATGCCAAAATCTTTAAATTGCTATCCAAGGAGATGTCCAAAAAGAATTACATAAAGGGACCGGATAAGTTACGCATTAAGTTTCAATTATTAAGGCGTCTCTATAACAAGGTCAAAAATGGCAGCGATGAATCCTTCGAGCACTTTGAGGCCATGCGCAAGGTACTGGATCCCACAGAGGAAGAAGCTGCCATGGCCGAAGGTGATGGAAATTTTAGCAGTAGTAGCGACAGCGAATTCAATGATTCGGACGATGAGGATAATGATTTCGCCCAGCGTGGAGGCG CACATTTCTGGTCGGATGAGGAAGTGGATGCGTTTCTACTGATCATTAAGGAAAATGGCTTCTTTCGTGCCCTCGATGGTTCACGTAAACGTAACTTTAAGACTCTCATACACATCTCCCAAATTCTGGCCAAACAATCCTACAAACGTACACCCCATCAGCTTCGGAATAAATTGCGTCTGCTGATCAAACGTTACAGGGAAGCCAAGAAGAATGGACTTTCCAATGTACGCATCCTGCCACGACATTTCGATATGTTCGAGGATCTATATAATGCTCCCAAAACGCAAGCGAAAAAGTCAATGGATTTACCTAAAGTAAACACTAGTCCCAGTTTAGCATCGAAGCCATTGTCaaagaaatttaaacaaaaaatgccaTTAGATAGCGATTTAGAGCAATCAAGTTCCAGTTGTGATCTCCTAAGAGCTGCTGCCGCTGGTGAAAGCGATTACTTCAATGGTGATGCTGATGGAGCGGATACCGGCTATGATGCCGGTCTACCAGAGCCAAGTCCCCTGGAGGTACTTACGGCCATCAATAAGAATCAAAAGCAACTTTTAGCATTCCTCAAGACATCCAATGATAATTTCCTCCGGCAACAGCAAGAACAGCAACGACAATTTCTTCAAGAAATGGCCACAATTATGAGGCAGGATCGTGAGGAAAACTTTCGCATGTTAGCTGAACTAATCACGTCATCCAAATGA
- the LOC6638233 gene encoding uncharacterized protein LOC6638233 isoform X2 produces MPEEHQGMSGNLTGRCKWADGEVETFFDIIRTLKLQSHLKTKRNDKVFKLIVREMNKRGYQKKPDQLKIKYHQLRRQYARAKSVDEGSGLFEHFEALHELVDENRSEQEMENDSSAAEIDEVEEDANMDSEEREGGDAGQDDPGASSFINARCKWAEGEVDVFLDLITSMGLQTALLRKRNAKIFKLLSKEMSKKNYIKGPDKLRIKFQLLRRLYNKVKNGSDESFEHFEAMRKVLDPTEEEAAMAEGDGNFSSSSDSEFNDSDDEDNDFAQRGGAHFWSDEEVDAFLLIIKENGFFRALDGSRKRNFKTLIHISQILAKQSYKRTPHQLRNKLRLLIKRYREAKKNGLSNVRILPRHFDMFEDLYNAPKTQAKKSMDLPKVNTSPSLASKPLSKKFKQKMPLDSDLEQSSSSCDLLRAAAAGESDYFNGDADGADTGYDAGLPEPSPLEVLTAINKNQKQLLAFLKTSNDNFLRQQQEQQRQFLQEMATIMRQDREENFRMLAELITSSK; encoded by the exons ATGCCAGAGGAGCACCAAGGAATGTCTGGAAATTTAACCGGCCGATGCAAATGGGCTGATGGCGAAGTGGAAACATTTTTTGATATCATAAGAACACTCAAATTGCAATCTCATctcaaaaccaaaagaaacgACAAAGTCTTTAAGCTGATAGTCAGGGAAATGAACAAACGCGGCTATCAAAAGAAACCCGATCAGTTAAAGATTAAGTATCATCAATTGAGGCGTCAGTACGCTAGGGCCAAAAGTGTAGATGAAGGGTCAGGATTATTTGAGCATTTCGAAGCGTTACACGAGTTGGTCGATGAAAATCGCTCAGAGCAGGAAATGGAGAATGATTCCAGTGCTGCAGAAATAGATGAGGTGGAGGAAGATGCCAACATGGACAGTGAGGAGAGGGAGGGTGGCG ATGCTGGCCAAGATGATCCTGGAGCTTCTAGTTTCATTAATGCCCGCTGCAAATGGGCTGAGGGTGAAGTGGATGTGTTTCTTGATCTGATTACATCGATGGGTCTGCAAACGGCTTTGCTGCGCAAACGTAATGCCAAAATCTTTAAATTGCTATCCAAGGAGATGTCCAAAAAGAATTACATAAAGGGACCGGATAAGTTACGCATTAAGTTTCAATTATTAAGGCGTCTCTATAACAAGGTCAAAAATGGCAGCGATGAATCCTTCGAGCACTTTGAGGCCATGCGCAAGGTACTGGATCCCACAGAGGAAGAAGCTGCCATGGCCGAAGGTGATGGAAATTTTAGCAGTAGTAGCGACAGCGAATTCAATGATTCGGACGATGAGGATAATGATTTCGCCCAGCGTGGAGGCG CACATTTCTGGTCGGATGAGGAAGTGGATGCGTTTCTACTGATCATTAAGGAAAATGGCTTCTTTCGTGCCCTCGATGGTTCACGTAAACGTAACTTTAAGACTCTCATACACATCTCCCAAATTCTGGCCAAACAATCCTACAAACGTACACCCCATCAGCTTCGGAATAAATTGCGTCTGCTGATCAAACGTTACAGGGAAGCCAAGAAGAATGGACTTTCCAATGTACGCATCCTGCCACGACATTTCGATATGTTCGAGGATCTATATAATGCTCCCAAAACGCAAGCGAAAAAGTCAATGGATTTACCTAAAGTAAACACTAGTCCCAGTTTAGCATCGAAGCCATTGTCaaagaaatttaaacaaaaaatgccaTTAGATAGCGATTTAGAGCAATCAAGTTCCAGTTGTGATCTCCTAAGAGCTGCTGCCGCTGGTGAAAGCGATTACTTCAATGGTGATGCTGATGGAGCGGATACCGGCTATGATGCCGGTCTACCAGAGCCAAGTCCCCTGGAGGTACTTACGGCCATCAATAAGAATCAAAAGCAACTTTTAGCATTCCTCAAGACATCCAATGATAATTTCCTCCGGCAACAGCAAGAACAGCAACGACAATTTCTTCAAGAAATGGCCACAATTATGAGGCAGGATCGTGAGGAAAACTTTCGCATGTTAGCTGAACTAATCACGTCATCCAAATGA